The Vairimorpha necatrix chromosome 11, complete sequence genome window below encodes:
- a CDS encoding MULE domain-containing protein → MNEQNEIVKKVIHSHEPVPEKCMFKRTIKKKEQVVTTLSTSLDITKMPSIEYLRDTFKRTRNSRLGFITGCIMDIPEVLQVYSKKNRFLRFDSGMQDNDRFIIFFSEFKKSMIEKIDTGLVNALRISFPGANCNGCLFHLGQAAYKRVGAMGDIEKFKNDSNYNLVFKKILRLAFVPIRDVPVFYKDIKKFIQDNSITTTANFQLYFENNYLVSHVTREDNGGRAVANINFWNVFDRVKNEIPGLCTMQKAGIEP, encoded by the exons ATGAATGAACAAAACGAAATCgttaaaaaagttattcATTCACATGAACCAGTACCTGAGAAATGCATGTTTAAAAGAactatcaaaaaaaaagaacaaGTTGTTACAA CATTGTCAACCAGCTTAGATATTACTAAAATGCCTTCCatagaatatttaagaGATACATTCAAACGAACAAGAAATTCAAGACTCGGATTTATAACTGGTTGCATTATGGATATACCCGAAGTCTTGCAAgtatattctaaaaaaaatcgttTTCTTAGATTTGATAGTGGTATGCAAGATAATGatagatttataatatttttttcagaattcaaaaaaagtatgattgaaaaaatagacAC AGGATTGGTCAATGCATTACGAATATCTTTCCCTGGAGCAAACTGTAATGGATGCTTGTTTCATCTTGGGCAGGCAGCCTATAAAAGAGTCGGGGCAATGGGGGACATAGAAAAGTTTAAAAACGATTCTAACTATAATCTAGTATTCAAAAAGATTCTTCGATTAGCTTTTGTGCCAATACGAGATGTTCcggttttttataaagatattaagaaatttatacaagATAATTCAATTACAACCACAGCTAACTTTCAGTTATActttgaaaataattatttagttTCCCATGTAACAAGAGAAGATAATGGTGGGAGAGCTGTCgccaatataaatttttggaaTGTATTTGATagggtaaaaaatgaaattccCGGACTTTGTACAATGCAGAAAGCTGGAATAGAACCATAA